The bacterium region CCTCGTCCAGCGGGAGGACCGGGCGCGTGGGGGCCACGGCCACCGGCGGCGCCGCCGGGGCGCCCTTCCCCGCCCGGACGCGGCGCGCCAGTTCCATGACGTCGCCGACGACCGCGCTCGCGGTCGGCAGGCTCCCCGCGCCGAGCCCGTAGAAGAGCGACGGCCCGACCGCGTCGCCGCGCACGTAGATCGCGTTGAAGGCGCCGCCGACCGTCGCCAGCAGGAAGCGCGCGGGGACGAGCGTCGGGTGCACGCGCACCTCGATCGGCCCGCCGGCGTCCTTGGCGATCGCCAGCAGCTTGATGACGTAACCGAGTTCGCGCGCGTAGGCGATGTCCAGCTTCGTGACCTTCGTGATCCCCTCGGTGTGCACCTCGCCGGTGCGCACGCGCGTGCCGAACGCCAGCGAGGCGAGGATCGCCAGCTTGTGCGCCGCGTCGTGCCCCTCGACGTCGAGCGTCGGGTCGGCCTCCGCGAAGCCCAGCTCCTGCGCCTTCTTGAGGACCGAGCCGTACTCCATCCCCTCGTCGGTCATCCGCGAGAGGATGTAGTTCGTCGTCCCGTTGACGATCCCGTGGAGCGACTGGATGCGGTTGGCGGCCAGCCCCTCGCGCAGGGCGCGGATCACGGGGATGCCGCCGCCGACGCTCGCCTCGAACCCGATCGCGCCGCCGCCGGCAGCCGCAGCCCCGAAGACCTCCTCCCAGGAGTCGGCCAGCAGCGCCTTGTTCGCCGTGACGACGCACTTGCCGCGCCGCAGCGCCTCGAGGATGAAGCCCTTCGCCGGGGAGATGCCGCCGATGAGCTCGACCACGATCGGGACCGCCGGGTCCTCGACGACCGCGCGCGCGTCGGCCGTGAGCAGCCCCGGGGGAATGGCGACGCCGCGGTCGCTCGTCGTGTCCTTGTCGGCGATGCGCGCCAGCTCGAGCGGGAAACCGAGCCGCTCGCGGATGATGTCCGCGTTCTCCTGGAGCACGCGGACGACGCCCTTGCCCACCGTCCCGAAGCCGATCAGGCCGACCTTGACCGCATCCATGCCACGCCCTCGTCCCGTCCGGCCCGCGCGGGGACGGAGGGTTCGCTCAAGTGTTCAAGAATGAGACTCAACAGCGGGGGGATTATAGCATTCGCGCGCCCGAACCCGGCGCCGGATGGGACTGGGGGGGGTGCCCCGGACGCGCATCCGGCGCGGGATGGTTCCCCGCGCCGGAGACCGTCGATCGGGCCGGGCGCCCTAGCGGAGGGCGGTCCTGACCATCACCGCCACGCCGATGAACGGGAAGGCGATGATGTACGCCAGTCCGATGAAAGGAGCCGCGAAGAACAGAAGAACGTTCTTCGCCACGCTCTCACTGCCGTGCGCCGCCGCCTCTGCCGCTGCCACCGAACCGCTGTGCCGTCCGAGTCCCACCGCCTCAACCATCGTTGCCATGACCGCTCACCTCCTCGGTGTTTGTGTTCTTGCCCTTCTCTACAGCATCAATCGTGCCAGCGGTGGGCAGCGGCCCGGTTCATGGATAACAAACATGCAATATCAATGAGTTAGCACAAACATCAGTCCGACGACTGAATCGGACTGTTCTGATCAAAGAGGCGGAATGTACAAGGAATATGTTCTTACTGACAAGGTGCCTTGCGATACATTTCTTTTAATTTCAGATAGATAGGAAACAACGAGCATGTACAGATTATCTATTCATGGTACATCCGGAGTCTCGTCCTTCCCCTCGGCCTTCTCCTGGGCTGCGCAGCGGTCGAAGACCCGCTCGCGAAACAGGATGTAGCGCACCAGCTCCGCCATGTCGAAGACCAGGTGCGGCTCTGCCGGCTCCGCGCCGGGCGGGATCTTCTTCGCCGCCATGGCCTCCCGGAAGGCATCGAGCACCCGCCGGTCACGCCCGTCGGACGTGAACCGGCCCACGAACTCCTCTTCATCGAGCAACCCGAACGGGAAGTGCTGCACGAGGAACTGCCGCCGCCGGTCGTGGTAGAGCAGCGGCACCGGGACGATCGCGTCGAACTCGCACCCGGGGCAGTCGAAGCGGTTGATCTTCGCCTCGAAGAGCGCCTCGCGCGCCTCCGGGTCGGGCTCCGCGTCGATCGACTCCCAGAGCGTGATGGTCTCCGTCCGCCCGCAGCGCGGGCACGGGATCTCCTCGTCTCGCTTGATGGACATGAGCTCTCGCCCTCCCCGCCGCAATTCCGGCGGCGCGAGCATACCACCATCCCGCCCGGGCGGTTCAAGGCCCGGCGGCGGAAAGAGCTGGCTCCCTGCGCGCGCTGAAGCGCCCTCAGCCCGCGCTGTCGGCCGACGGCCCGTAGCAGAACGGCAGCGGCACGTCCCGCAGCCGCAGGTAGACGCCGAGCTGCGCGCGGTGGTGGATCAGGTGGCTGAGGACGAAGGAGCGCAGGACCGCACCCCGCGGCGCCGTGAAGAAGACCTGCGCGCCGCTCCTGAGCGACCACGCCAAGGCCAGGTCGGCTTCGGTCGCGCGCGCCAGCGCGGCGCGGCCCGCGGCGGCGTTGGCGTCGAAGCGCGCCAGCAGCTCGGCGGTGGTGGCGAAGGCGGGGGGCTGCGGCATCGTGGCCACGTCCACCTCGGTGGTCGTCAGCGTCATCGCCAGCCACCAGGGGAGGGCGGCGATGTGGACCGCCAGATCGCCCAACGGCATCGACTTCGCGTGCGGTCTCCAGCCCGCGTCGCGCTCGGGGATGCGCTCGAGAAACCTGCGGGTCGTCGCGATCTCCTGGTCGTACTCGGGGAGCATGGAATCCCTCACTGCCATGGTCACCTCCGTCGCCGTTCGCGGCGTCAATTGGAGCATACCAGTGACCGCCGCGGGCGGGCTCGGCTCCAGCTCTACGCCCTCTCGCGCTCGGGGCACGCGGGGGCACGTCAGGGCACGAGCGCGGACTCGTCCCACACCCTCACGTCGTCGAAGATGGTCCTGGTCCTCGAAGCCGCCAATCCTGCGCCCCCCCTCGCAACACTCGGCAGTACTCCCAAGAGGAAACGGTAGGCCGCTACGGCCCTAAGTCCGGCACCCTCATAAACGCGAACCCAGCCGCTGGGGTAGATCTTCACCGTGAGCAGTATGCTCCTGCCGATGGCATGGCTCCTCGCCACCCTCCTCTTGACGCCGCCGGCGACGCCACCCACGTTTCCGGTCTGACCGATCTGGACTTCCGTCCCGGTGATCCTCACCCAGCGATAGTGCTTGGGGTCCGTGTAGCCGAAGACCAGGCTGGCGTTCGGCCACGCCCCGGAGCCCGCCGAGGTGATCTTCACTCGTGCCTGCATCATCCCGGCGCCGATGGGCCTGGCCGACGGATCAAGGGGCGCAATCCTCGCGAGGTTGGTCAGCGTCAATGATCGCGCCGCGTAGACCCCGGCGCTCGCAAGCCAGCTTCCGGAAACCCTTCTCCAATCCGTGAATGCCGCCCCATCTGAGAAGTCATCGCGGAATATCGGCCCCGTGGGGTTGCCGACCGTGATCGTGATCGTCTCGGAATCGGTTGAAGACTCGTCCCTGACGGTGAAGGTCACCGGATAGCTGCCCGCCTGATCGTAGCCCGGGGTCCACGAGAACGCGCCGGTGTCCGGATCAAGAACCGCCCCCGAAGGCATGGCGGCCGCGCCGTATTCCAGGGTGCCCGAGTCCGGGTCATTCGCGGTGAGCGAGAACTGCAGCGCCTTTCCCTCGGTTGACGCCTTGTCGCCGACAGGGCCGAGGACCGGCGGCAGGTTTGCTGTCCTAAAGCTCCACCGGGCGCCCGCGTCGGCGTCCGTCGTGCCGCTGGCATTCCTGGCACGCACCTGCCAGGAGTAGGTCGTGTTCGTGTTCAGCCCGCTCACGCCGACACTGGTGCCGGCGTCGGCGCTTGTCCACCCCCCGGGGCAGATGTCGCCGCCGTCCGTGTCGCAACAGTATTCGTAGCTGGTCGCTCCGCTGCTCGCGCTCCAACTCAGCGTCAGGCTGGTCGCCTGGCCGGTGGACGCGTTGACCGGCGCGTTCTTGGGGAAGGCCCCTGGGGGATCGCTTACTGCTATCGTCACCGTCGCCACGCTCGAACTCACCGTCCCGTCGCTTGCCTGGTAGCTGAACGTGTCGCTCAGGGCTGCCGACCCGTCGTGCACATAGCTGAAAGAGCCGTCCGCGTTCAACGTCAGCGTCCCGTGCAGCGGGTCCGACACCTTCACCGCCGCCAGTGCATCGCCGTCCACGTCCGTGTCGTTGCCCAACACCCCCGGAGCGGGCTGGGTGAGCCAGCCCCCTCGCTGCACGACGTGGGCGTCCGCCGCTGCGATCGGCGCGTCATTCACCGGCAGAACGGCGATGGTGAAGGACCGGGAGGTCGTCGCCGCACCGTCGTCGACCGAGACGGTGATCGTCACGTGCCCGCTCGCGTCGGCCACGGGGGTGAAGGAGAGGCTCCCCGTGGC contains the following coding sequences:
- a CDS encoding homoserine dehydrogenase, with product MDAVKVGLIGFGTVGKGVVRVLQENADIIRERLGFPLELARIADKDTTSDRGVAIPPGLLTADARAVVEDPAVPIVVELIGGISPAKGFILEALRRGKCVVTANKALLADSWEEVFGAAAAGGGAIGFEASVGGGIPVIRALREGLAANRIQSLHGIVNGTTNYILSRMTDEGMEYGSVLKKAQELGFAEADPTLDVEGHDAAHKLAILASLAFGTRVRTGEVHTEGITKVTKLDIAYARELGYVIKLLAIAKDAGGPIEVRVHPTLVPARFLLATVGGAFNAIYVRGDAVGPSLFYGLGAGSLPTASAVVGDVMELARRVRAGKGAPAAPPVAVAPTRPVLPLDEVVSPCYVRIQALDRPGVLANVAGILARHEISIASVIQKEREKGRAVPIVLMTHEARGAAIRAALDEVARLPTVSGAPLCIRVERGE
- a CDS encoding CpXC domain-containing protein encodes the protein MSIKRDEEIPCPRCGRTETITLWESIDAEPDPEAREALFEAKINRFDCPGCEFDAIVPVPLLYHDRRRQFLVQHFPFGLLDEEEFVGRFTSDGRDRRVLDAFREAMAAKKIPPGAEPAEPHLVFDMAELVRYILFRERVFDRCAAQEKAEGKDETPDVP
- a CDS encoding DinB family protein, which encodes MAVRDSMLPEYDQEIATTRRFLERIPERDAGWRPHAKSMPLGDLAVHIAALPWWLAMTLTTTEVDVATMPQPPAFATTAELLARFDANAAAGRAALARATEADLALAWSLRSGAQVFFTAPRGAVLRSFVLSHLIHHRAQLGVYLRLRDVPLPFCYGPSADSAG